In the Rahnella sikkimica genome, TTCCTCCGTGAAGTTAGCACTGTGATTACAACGTCATTTCATCGACAATAATTTTTCATAATCCGGAGAGATGCGTGGAATTTCTTCACGACTGCCATCCGGATACGTTGCTGTAAAATTGCCTGTTTTCTTCGGTGGTGTGAGTGTCACAACTTTACTGAGATGTGCAAGAGGTGCGATAAATATGTTTTGTGTGCTATGCAAACGGAACCGCCTGCGCCACTTTTCATATTCGGTCTCTCCTCCGAAAAGTTCGAGGCTTATATCATTGTCTGAAAGCTGAGTAACTACCGGAAAAAACTCAGCTCTCAAGTAGATATTACCGTTGAACTCCTTCGCCCTTCCTGTGCCATAGCCGTCACTAAGTCCATAATCATCAAAATCAAAGATATAATTTGTAGCGAAAACCTCCTTTCCCTTCACGAGAGGATTGTCGTCAGCGATCTTAAAACTGACTTTAATGGAATTCAGCTGCCACTGGCAGGGACCGCCGCCGTCGATGGCGATACGTTGTTGTCGGATACCATTACTTCCCTGCGTGCTGAAAGTTTGTTTGAAACCGTTGTATCCCCGGATTTCATAAGCTTCATTGCTTGAGTTATAACTCTTGGTTTTGCACCGCTCTGAGCGATAAAGCATTTGCATCGGCAGCAGCGTGATACCGTCAGGAACCTTTACAGAAACCGTCACGCGCCGGGCATTTTCCGGTGGCGACAGCGTTTGGTCTGTACGTTCATAACATCCAGAAAGCACCACGAGCACTGGCAGCAAAATCGTAATTTTATTTAGAAAATTCAATTTCTTCCTCCGTGAAGTTAGCACTGTGATTACAACGTCATTTCATCGACAATAATTTTTCATAATCCGGAGAGATGCGTGGAATTTCTTCACGACTGCCATCCGGATACGTTGCTGTTAAATTGCCAGGACGTATTTCAGGAGGATTTAACACAACTACTTTATTGAAATGAACTACAGGTTCTATATAAATATTTTGGGTATTTTTAAGTCTAAATCTCCTTCTCCACTGTTCATATTCTGTATCTCCACCAAAAAGAGCCAAATCAACATCATTATCTAAATGATTAATTAACATAGGGAAAAATATAGTATTTAAATTTATGTTTCCGTTTATTTCTTTCGCCCTTCCAGTGCCGTAGCCATCACTGAGCCCGTAGTCATCAAAATCAAAGATGTAATTAGTTTCGATAACATTTTTTCCCTTCACTAGTAGGCTGGACGGGGGCAATGTAAAGCTCACCCTGAGAGAATTAAGCTGCCACTGGCAGGGGCCGCCGCCGTCGATGGCGATACGTTGTTGTCGGATACCATTACTTCCCTCCGAGCTGAAAGCTTGTTTGAAACCGTTGTATCCCCGTATTTCATAAGCTTCATTGCTTGAGTTATAACTCTTGGTTTTGCACCGCTCTGAGCGATAAAGCATTTGCATCGGCAGCAGCGTGATACCGTCAGGAACCTTGACAGCGACCGTCACGCGCCGGGCATTTTCCGGTGGCGACAGCGTTTGGTCTGTACGGTCATAGCATCCAGAAAGCAGCACGAGCACTGGCAGCAAAATCGTAATTTTATTTAGAAAATTCAATTTCTTCCTCCGTGAAGTTAGCACTGTGATTACAACGTCATTTCATCGACAATAATTTTTCATAATCTGGTTTAACCTTACGGATATGTTCAATGCTTCCATCTGGATAACTGATCACCATACCGACCCCACGCTCCTCATCACCCTTAAGTAAGACATCTTTTTGAAGGTGGAATATCGGCTCAATGGTTATCTTTTTAGTATCTTGAAGAATGTAACGTCTGCTCCATGCTTCATAATCCGTATCGCCTCCAAACATCTCTAAAGATGTCTGATTAAACATCTGATTTATAATAACCATTGGGAAAAATTCAGTTTTTAAATCCAAATCACCGCCGACCTTTTTAGCCCTGCCTGTTCCATAACCGTCGCTGAGTCCATAATCTCCAAAATCAAATATATAGCTCGTTTCAATGACCTCCTTTCCCTTCACGAGAGGATTGACGTCGGCGATCCTGAAGCTAACCTTAATGGAATTCAGCTGCCACTGGCAGGGACCGCCGCCGTCGATGGCGATACGTTGTTGTCGGATACCATTACTTCCCTGCGTGCTGAATGCTTGTTTGAAACCGTTGTATCCCCGGATTTCATAAGCTTCATTGCTTGAGTTATAACTCTTGGTTTTGCACCGCTCTGAGCGATAAAGCATTTGCATCGGCAGCAGCGTGATACCGTCAGGAACCTTGACAGCGACCGTCACGCGCCGGGCATTTTCCGGTGGCGACAGCGTTTGGTCTGTACGGTCATAGCATCCAGAAAGCAGCACGAGCACTGGCAGCAAAATCGTAATTTTATTTTGAAAATTCAATTTCTTCCTCCGTGACAGCAGCAAAACGGATCAAGGCGTTCTTGCCTGTTTCCTCTGATCGGGTACGGTTTAGTGTCACCGGCAGCATATCCTGGAGTGCAATAAATTCCCGGTTTCGCTGGATTTCATCCTGATTACCCTGCGCTGAAGCGCCTTTTTCAATTTCCTGACTGAACTCTGCCCGCTTCTCCTTTCTGCTCATGGGAAGGTCCGGGTTTGCCAGTTCAAGCACCTGATTATGGATATAGGGCAGGTAACGATGTGCCATCGAATGACTGAGGGGATTGCTTAAAAGTCCGTCCAGTGAGGGATTAGTATTACGGGGAAAAGTATTTCGCAGGCTGGCAACATCCAGGCACCCGATAAACTTCGCCTGGTGCTCGCCGGTTGCATTCAGGCATTCATCATTGAGTGACGGAACCAGAAAGAGTTTCACTGACTCCTCGTTGCAATAATACACCACGCCGGGTGCCGGATTATCGCTACCGCCTCCGCCTATCCACGGCACATTCTGATGACGGGATTTCATCACACACTGCTGAGCCTGGAAAAATATCACTGTTTTACCGTGGTGCCAGTAGGGATCTTTCTTCCCGGCAACGCCTGCTGACTGAAAAGCGAGATCCCGCACAGCGACCCCGAGGCCTGCTGCCGTTGTCAGTGACCAGTCAAACCCCAGCTTGTCGCCTAACGGTCCCCATTTTTCATAGAATCTATTATCGAGATCGGCATCCGGGGGTATTTGCGTGACCGTGTCATTGTCGTTGACGTGCCGGTAGTGCGTCACGGTATCCAGAGCCTGAACTGCCGTACGGGTGAACGTTCGCGGCATCCCGTAGGTATATAGTACCGGATGGCTGTTTTTCATTTCTGCTGCATAGGTAAGCGCTAAAGCACCGCCTAGGCTGTGTCCACAGATATAGAGCTTTTTAATACCTTTCCCTTCATTTAGGGATGTTTTTACTCTCTGAAATATGGGATCAAATATTTGCTGCGCCAGCTTATAGGCTTCCAAAAAACCGCCGTGAATATTACCCACACCACCAAGTTCTGACAGACATTTTTTAGGCGCAAAAGAGAGGTCTGTAAGCCCGTTAAGTAAACTGTCCGTACCGCACCACGCCACGATAATGTGAGCGCCGCACTCAACTATGAACAGCCGGGTATCGCCTTCAGGCTGTTCACTTTCAGTGGTACTCAGATAGACAGGCGCAAGGTAGCGTTCCCGAAAGGGTACATCCACTGCCAGTGTATGAAAGAAAGAGGGGAACTCCGCAAAATGGGGGATTACAGAGAGATCCTGACATTTATTTCGGAAGAAATAATCTATGGCACTGTTCTTTGCTTCAGCCGAGTAGGCGAGGTCAGCCATAATGCCGAGGTTGAGCCCGTTAGCAAGATCGTAATCCGTGGTGTCATGCAGCGCCAGCACCCAGGCACGGAACGGGCAGATTTCAATGACGTGCCGCTTATTGAGAAACTCGTGGCTAATCTCCGTTCCTTTCAGCGCACGCCCCGCAGGAAAATGAAACTCCGGAGGCTGCGGATCCGTCCAGCCTTCCATGTGTGGCAACCGGTCGCAGAGTTCACCAATGGTCACGTAGCGATGTTTGTATCCGGCCGGTTCGGCAATCTCCTGTACGTCAGAACGCCAATTCTTATCCCGCGTTTCCGGGCGAAAGGCGTTTTTGCTTACCGGCTGGCTGTTAGGGTTGCGCCGGAGCCCCAGAGGACGCTGTTCCATTTCATCGGCTAACTGCTGAGCGTCTGCTTTTACATCGACCGTGATCCAGTACAAGTCGTCAAACCGGACTAAACCCTGACTGTCGGTAATACCAGCAGGAGGATTCGGCGGCGGTGTGGGATTAAACGGGTTATAGCCAAATTTGCCCCAATGAGCCACCTCCTCTGATGTGGCCAGTGGATGGTATTCCAGAGTTACCTTTAACCCGGTGACGTGTTTATTTTTCTCATCAACAAACTGGAGTTCCAGCCAGTATTTTCGGGGCTCACCGCGGCAATAAACGACTTTGCCTTTGGGCATAATACTGGTCATACAGGTGTTGTCACCAACGATTTCCATATCAATTCCTTGTGAAGGGTAAGGTAATCGCCACATCATAGTCGCCATTTTACTTAACCAAAATTTTTTTATTTGAAATGGTTTTAAATTGCGACCTCATTCGGATATTTTGCGGGATCCCCAAACAAAAAAGCCCGCCAGTTCACACCGGCGGGCTTTGTTTTTCGACAAAATTAAATCGAATTACTTCTGATCAGGCAATGCGTAAGCAATCACGTAGTCGCCGCGTTCCGGGGACTGACGGGCGCCACCGGCGCTGATGATGATGTACTGTTTACCGGTTTTCGGGGAAACGTAAGTCATCGGGCCGGACTGGCTGCCCACCGGCAGGCGGGATTTCCAGATTTCTTTACCGGTTGCGGTATCGAACGCGCGCAGATAGAAATCTTGCGTACCGGCGAAGAACAGCAGGCCGGATTGCGTTGACAGGCTCGCGCCCAGCGTTGGCATACCGACTTCCATTGGCATACGCATTTTGATGCCCAGCGGACCGGTGTCTTTCACCGTACCGACAGGAACCTGCCAGACGATTTTACCGGTTTTCAG is a window encoding:
- a CDS encoding lipase family protein, whose protein sequence is MEIVGDNTCMTSIMPKGKVVYCRGEPRKYWLELQFVDEKNKHVTGLKVTLEYHPLATSEEVAHWGKFGYNPFNPTPPPNPPAGITDSQGLVRFDDLYWITVDVKADAQQLADEMEQRPLGLRRNPNSQPVSKNAFRPETRDKNWRSDVQEIAEPAGYKHRYVTIGELCDRLPHMEGWTDPQPPEFHFPAGRALKGTEISHEFLNKRHVIEICPFRAWVLALHDTTDYDLANGLNLGIMADLAYSAEAKNSAIDYFFRNKCQDLSVIPHFAEFPSFFHTLAVDVPFRERYLAPVYLSTTESEQPEGDTRLFIVECGAHIIVAWCGTDSLLNGLTDLSFAPKKCLSELGGVGNIHGGFLEAYKLAQQIFDPIFQRVKTSLNEGKGIKKLYICGHSLGGALALTYAAEMKNSHPVLYTYGMPRTFTRTAVQALDTVTHYRHVNDNDTVTQIPPDADLDNRFYEKWGPLGDKLGFDWSLTTAAGLGVAVRDLAFQSAGVAGKKDPYWHHGKTVIFFQAQQCVMKSRHQNVPWIGGGGSDNPAPGVVYYCNEESVKLFLVPSLNDECLNATGEHQAKFIGCLDVASLRNTFPRNTNPSLDGLLSNPLSHSMAHRYLPYIHNQVLELANPDLPMSRKEKRAEFSQEIEKGASAQGNQDEIQRNREFIALQDMLPVTLNRTRSEETGKNALIRFAAVTEEEIEFSK